The following proteins are encoded in a genomic region of Gouania willdenowi chromosome 6, fGouWil2.1, whole genome shotgun sequence:
- the pyurf gene encoding protein preY, mitochondrial, which produces MLLNRVWSRLLTHFGAGRYAGLSALTPTSSAASVPVRSFSDDTDGTQPPFDASLLDLLVCPLSKKTLRYEAKTNELINDDLGIAYPIVDGIPNMIPQDARLIQKAEDASNAPEK; this is translated from the exons ATGTTGTTGAACCGTGTCTGGAGCAGACTGCTGACTCACTTCGGTGCTGGTCGTTATGCGGGACTTTCAGCTTTGACTCCGACTTCCTCCGCTGCCTCGGTACCGGTGCGGAGCTTTAGCGACGACACAGACGGAACGCAGCCGCCGTTTGACGCCTCTCTGCTGGACCTGCTGGTCTGTCCGCTCTCCAAGAAGACACTCAG ATACGAGGCCAAGACCAACGAGCTGATCAACGACGACCTTGGCATCGCTTATCCTATTGTTGACGGCATTCCCAACATGATACCTCAGGATGCCAGGCTCATACAGAAAGCTGAAGATGCTTCAAACGCTCCAGAGAAATAA
- the LOC114465970 gene encoding phosphatidylinositol N-acetylglucosaminyltransferase subunit Y-like — protein MFSLSMMVGLVPILSLFGLFYSAAVDENFPQGCTSSSSVCFYSLLLPVTIPVYVFFHLWSWIGIKLFRHN, from the coding sequence ATGTTCTCCTTGTCCATGATGGTGGGACTGGTTCCCATCCTGTCCCTCTTTGGGTTGTTTTACTCTGCTGCGGTGGATGAAAACTTTCCCCAGGGctgcaccagcagcagcagtgtaTGTTTCTACAGCCTTCTGCTGCCAGTCACTATCCCTGTCTACGTCTTTTTTCACCTCTGGAGCTGGATAGGCATCAAGCTTTTCAGGCACAACTAA
- the pth1a gene encoding parathyroid hormone 1a — MEPFCVGLVLQGISESMGLNCGYLLNPARDLGPRLFTAVAGWGTVVFRTTGGGQQPRGLRKTHQLWRKKKPAAGRPLSKRTVSEVQLMHNLGAHKQVQDRREWLQLRVRGLHTAAARDGSGPVTAASWRRRKLTVDQLPELKELTAEEIQYALDLLEKLLKSKQS, encoded by the exons ATGGAGCCATTCTGCGTTGGTCTGGTCCTCCAGGGCATTTCTGAGTCAATGGGACTGAACTGTGGATACCTGCTGAATCCTGCCAGAGACCTGGGACCACGACTCTTCACAGCTGTGGCTGGATGGGGGACAGTGGTGTTCAG aac aaCAGGTGGAGGTCAACAACCACGTGGACTCAGAAAAACACATCAGCTATGGAGAAAGAAGAAACCAGCTGCAG GACGCCCCCTAAG TAAAAGAACAGTGAGTGAAGTCCAGCTCATGCACAACCTCGGGGCCCACAAACAGGTGCAGGATCGACGTGAATGGCTTCAGTTGAGAGTCCGGGGCCTCCACACGGCTGCGGCCCGGGACGGCAGCGGGCCAGTGACGGCTGCtagctggaggaggaggaagctgACTGTGGACCAACTACCTGAGCTGAAGGAGCTCACAGCAGAGGAGATCCAGTATGCTTTGGACCTGCTGGAAAAGCTCCTCAAATCCAAGCAGTCGTGA
- the LOC114465966 gene encoding uncharacterized protein LOC114465966 — translation MSDVDYSSYFLESWTSPESRKRKKGLKKRKKDKNSLKNQDVCQKKKKKKNVENKESKEVSQRKKKKKKRPILELNDGAGGQIEYWPKAKSAEIQKHQSKEANLDHLTQDSTKKGKRKLKVAFNLPTACAKHSKESTPEASQAAHDYQQDYSPCNSDDLNSQDLFITQKMFRPSPPESSSGEASEKGLTASPQQCEDTQENNEVAKTPPCVSPNRSKSLHKCVQATGKKLTLLSKRQFKCSLTKARKPSRPQHVKPQVTNVFLSEPIVVNSSPDVANNNKSTSIQCPSLHANAPQLATTWTQTENFFTTELSSYLSICQKTKSTSSLEELRPLDLSLPHRERKNLGSCFIPEVRHQALTQIEENKSASNSWSSDLGHEVEVGKETLDGAKTMLSTELRFEAKCGDTTTSSEENENSNRFYKLDLTQVRAVQMRLNESFFFKTKGEPQSPRPDSPLMKLSQGRKVKGRKKH, via the exons ATGAGTGACGTGGACTACAGCAGCTACTTTTTGGAGTCCTGGACATCACCTGAAagtagaaaaaggaaaaaaggccTGAAAAAgcgaaaaaaagacaaaaacagcttGAAAAATCAGGATGTTTgccagaagaaaaagaaaaagaagaacgtGGAAAATAAAGAGTCAAAGGAAGTGAGTCaacgaaagaagaaaaagaaaaaaagacctaTTTTGGAGCTCAATGATGGAGCTGGTGGTCAAATTGAATACTGGCCAAAAGCCAAATCGGCAGAAATTCAGAAACATCAATCCAAAGAGGCAAATCTGGATCATCTTACTCAAGACtccacaaaaaaaggaaaaagaaaattgaaagTAGCATTTAATTTACCAACAGCATGTGCTAAACATTCCAAAGAATCAACTCCAGAGGCGTCACAAGCAGCTCATGATTATCAACAAGACTACTCTCCGTGCAACAGCGATGACCTTAACAGCCAGGACCTGTTTATCACCCAGAAGATGTTCAGACCATCACCTCCTGAGTCATCCAGCGGTGAAGCCAGTGAGAAGGGTCTCACAGCATCTCCACAGCAATGTGAAGACACACAAGAGAACAACGAAGTAGCAAAAACTCCTCCTTGTGTTTCTCCAAACAGAAGCAAGTCACTTCATAAATGTGTGCAGGCAACCGGGAAGAAATTAACGCTTCTCTCAAAAAGACAGTTTAAATGTAGTCTCACAAAAGCCAGAAAACCGTCACGTCCACAACATGTGAAGCCTCAAGTGACAAATGTATTCCTTAGTGAGCCCATTGTTGTCAACTCCTCACCAGATGTAGCAAATAATAACAAATCCACTTCAATCCAGTGTCCGTCTCTACACGCCAACGCACCACAACTGGCCACCACTTGGACACAAACGGAAAACTTTTTTACCACTGAGCTCTCGTCTTATCTCAGCATCTGCCAGAAAACTAAATCCACTTCATCCCTAGAGGAACTCAGGCCATTAGACCTGAGCCTGCCGCACAGGGAGAGAAAAAACCTGGGGAGCTGTTTCATACCTGAGGTCCGACACCAAGCTCTAACGCAAATTGAAGAGAACAAAAGTGCCAGTAATTCATGGTCATCTGATCTTGGTCATGAAGTAGAAGTAGGAAAAGAGACCTTAGATGGAGCTAAAACCATGCTGAGCACAGAGTTAAGGTTTGAGGCCAAGTGTGGTGACACAACAACTTCCAGTGAGGAAAACGAGAATTCCAATCGTTTCTACAAGCTGGACCTGACCCAG GTCAGGGCTGTCCAGATGAGACTcaatgagtctttttttttcaagaccAAAGGAGAGCCCCAGTCGCCCCGCCCTGATTCACCACTGATGAAACTCTCCCAGGGCAGAAAAGTCAAAGGCAGGAAAAAACATTGA